One Engystomops pustulosus chromosome 11, aEngPut4.maternal, whole genome shotgun sequence DNA window includes the following coding sequences:
- the LOC140105656 gene encoding trypsin-like — translation MKFLLICVLLGAAAAFEDDDKIVGGYTCTKNSVPYIASLNSGYHFCGGALINNLWVVSAAHCYKSSLQVRLGEHNIATSEGTEQFINSAKVIRHGSYNSRTLDNDIMLIKLASAATLNSYVKAVSLASGCAAAGTSCLISGWGNTLSSGTSMPNLLQCLNAPILTSAQCSNAYPGEITGNMICVGYLEGGKDSCQGDSGGPVVCNGQLQGIVSWGYGCALRNYPGVYTKACNYNAWISSTVSAN, via the exons ATGAAGTTCCTCCTGATCTGTGTGCTCCTCGGAGCCGCCG CTGCTTTTGAGGATGACGATAAGATCGTAGGAGGTTACACCTGCACCAAGAACTCTGTCCCCTACATTGCATCTCTGAACTCCGGCTACCACTTCTGTGGAGGAGCTCTGATCAACAACCTCTGGGTAGTCTCTGCTGCTCACTGCTACAAGTC GAGCCTTCAGGTCAGACTGGGAGAACACAACATCGCCACCAGTGAAGGTACCGAGCAGTTCATCAACTCCGCCAAGGTCATCAGACATGGAAGCTACAACTCCAGAACCCTGGACAATGACATCATGTTGATCAAGTTGGCCTCTGCCGCCACCCTCAACTCTTACGTCAAGGCTGTGTCTCTTGCCTCTGGCTGTGCCGCCGCCGGCACCAGCTGTCTGATCTCCGGATGGGGCAACACCCTGAGCAGTGGAA CCAGCATGCCCAACCTCCTCCAGTGCCTGAACGCCCCCATCCTGACCTCTGCCCAGTGTAGCAACGCCTACCCCGGAGAGATCACCGGCAACATGATCTGTGTTGGATACCTGGAGGGAGGCAAGGATTCCTGCCAG ggtgactctggtggACCCGTGGTGTGCAATGGACAGCTCCAGGGTATTGTCTCCTGGGGATATGGCTGTGCCCTCAGGAACTATCCTGGTGTCTACACCAAGGCCTGCAACTACAACGCCTGGATCTCCAGCACCGTTTCTGCCAACTAA